The following proteins come from a genomic window of Meles meles chromosome 1, mMelMel3.1 paternal haplotype, whole genome shotgun sequence:
- the TRIM45 gene encoding tripartite motif-containing protein 45: MSEKRKPLLGLVGKLPRGTALGNSGKTHCPLCMGLFKAPRLLPCLHTVCTTCLEQLEPFSVVDLRGGDSDTSSEGSIFQELKPPSLQPQIGILCPVCDAQVDLPMGGVKALTIDHLAMNDVMLESLHGEGQGLVCDLCSDREVEKRCQTCKANLCHFCCQAHRRQKKTTYHTMVDLKDLKGYSRIGKPILCPAHPAEELRLFCELCDQPVCRDCVVGEHREHPYDFTSNVIHKHGDSVRELLKGTQPHVEALEEALLQIKGVNTALQERVEAVAADVRTFSEGYIKAIEEHRDKLLKQLEDIRVQKENSLQLQKAQLEQLLADMRTGVEFTEHLLTSGSDLEILITKGVVVERLTKLNKVEYNVHPGVNDKICFSPQQKAGRCRGYEVYGAINTKEVDPSKCVLQGEDLHRAREKQTASFTLLCKDAAGESMGRGGDSVQVAVIPKDKKDSPVRALVRDNKDGTYYVSYTPKEPGVYTVVVCIKEQHVQGSPFTVTVRKRHRPHPGVFHCCTFCSSGGQKTARCACGGTMPGGYLGCGHGHKGHPGRPHWSCCGKFAEKSECTWMGGQNAPRSLLRTVAL, encoded by the exons ATGTCAGAAAAGAGGAAGCCGCTGCTGGGTCTCGTAGGCAAACTCCCCAGGGGGACCGCATTGGGGAACTCAGGCAAGACTCACTGCCCTTTGTGCATGGGGCTTTTCAAGGCCCCCAGGCTCTTGCCTTGTTTGCACACAGTTTGCACCACGTGTCTAGAGCAGCTGGAACCCTTCTCAGTAGTGGACCTCAGAGGGGGAGACTCTGACACAAGCTCTGAGGGGTCAATATTCCAGGAACTCAAGCCACCCAGTCTACAGCCACAGATCGGCATCCTCTGTCCAGTATGTGATGCTCAGGTGGACCTGCCCATGGGTGGAGTGAAGGCTTTAACCATAGACCACCTGGCCATGAATGATGTGATGCTGGAGAGTCTTCATGGGGAAGGCCAGGGCCTGGTGTGTGACCTGTGCAGCGACAGAGAGGTGGAGAAGAGATGTCAGACCTGCAAAGCCAATCTCTGCCACTTCTGCTGCCAGGCTCATAG GCGGCAGAAGAAAACAACTTACCATACGATGGTGGATCTAAAAGACTTGAAAGGCTACAGCAGGATCGGAAAGCCCATTCTGTGTCCTGCGCACCCCGCAGAGGAGCTGAGGCTGTTCTGTGAGCTCTGCGACCAGCCCGTGTGTCGGGACTGCGTGGTGGGGGAGCACCGGGAGCACCCCTATGACTTCACGAGCAATGTTATCCACAAGCATGGGGACTCGGTGCGGGAGCTCCTCAAAGGCACCCAGCCCCATGTGGAGGCGCTGGAGGAAGCCCTCCTACAGATCAAAGGGGTGAACACTGCCCTCCAGGAGCGGGTGGAGGCCGTAGCCGCCGACGTGCGAACGTTCTCTGAAGGCTACATCAAGGCCATCGAGGAGCACCGGGACAAGCTGCTGAAGCAGCTGGAAGACATACGGGTCCAGAAGGAGAACTCCCTGCAGCTGCAGAAAGCCCAGCTAGAGCAGCTGCTGGCAGACATGCGAACCGGCGTGGAGTTCACGGAGCACCTGCTGACCAGTGGCTCAGACTTGGAGATCCTCATCACCAAGGGGGTGGTAGTAGAACGGCTCACAAAGCTGAACAAAGTCGAATACAATGTCCATCCTGGAGTAAACGATAAGATATGCTTCTCTCCTCAGCAGAAAGCAGGCCGGTGCCGTGGCTATGAAGTTTATGGGGCCATCAATACCAAAGAGGTCGATCCAAGTAAATGTGTCCTTCAAGGAGAAG ATCTCCACCGAGCCCGGGAGAAACAGACAGCCTCTTTCACTCTGCTGTGTAAGGATGCAGCTGGAGAGAGCATGGGTCGGGGAGGAGACAGTGTGCAAGTCGCGGTCATCCCTAAAGATAAGAAAGACAG TCCAGTCAGAGCGCTGGTGCGAGATAATAAGGACGGGACGTACTACGTCTCCTATACCCCCAAGGAGCCGGGTGTCTATACCGTGGTGGTCTGCATCAAGGAGCAGCATGTGCAG GGCTCGCCATTCACTGTGACTGTGAGGAAGAGGCATCGTCCACACCCTGGCGTATTTCACTGCTGCACGTTCTGCTCCAGCGGAGGCCAGAAGACGGCTCGCTGTGCCTGTGGAGGCACCatgccag GTGGGTACCTAGGCTGCGGCCACGGACACAAAGGCCACCCGGGGCGCCCGCACTGGTCATGCTGTGGGAAGTTTGCCGAGAAGTCAGAATGCACGTGGATGGGTGGGCAGAACGCACCGAGGAGTCTACTCAGGACCGTGGCACTCTGA